One Bacteroidota bacterium genomic region harbors:
- a CDS encoding TraR/DksA family transcriptional regulator produces MPFHKKHEPAREIVRTPEESGKNRYSDNELEEFRDIIMKKLEDARRELITLQAQLTAANEHGTDDTASTFKMLEDGSDSLAKEEAGQLASRQKKFIEQLENALVRIENKTYGICRVTGKLIPKERLRAVPHTTQSIEAKLKQYRD; encoded by the coding sequence ATGCCATTTCACAAAAAGCACGAGCCCGCGCGTGAGATTGTACGCACGCCGGAAGAGAGTGGAAAGAACCGTTATTCCGACAATGAGCTGGAAGAGTTTCGCGACATCATCATGAAAAAACTTGAAGATGCACGTCGTGAGCTGATCACCCTTCAGGCACAACTTACCGCTGCCAACGAGCACGGTACCGATGATACTGCCAGCACTTTCAAAATGCTGGAAGATGGTTCCGATTCACTCGCGAAAGAAGAAGCCGGACAACTTGCAAGCCGTCAGAAGAAATTTATCGAGCAATTGGAAAACGCATTGGTGCGTATCGAAAATAAAACCTACGGCATCTGCCGCGTAACCGGTAAACTCATTCCAAAAGAAAGACTGCGCGCTGTTCCGCACACGACACAGTCTATCGAAGCAAAATTGAAACAATACAGAGACTGA
- a CDS encoding methyltransferase, with the protein MTTAPTISPSTQMMQMITGFWTSCCIYNAAKLNVADLLHKDAMSCEQLAESTRTNASSLYRMMRALASVGIFSENEKGEFANTTLSETLRSDLPGSMKAMAIAQLGDHYPAWGNLLYSLKTGNTAFEKVEGMNVWKYYETHPEEGLNFMKAMTGSTNAAIQNVIPMYDFSSAKTIVDIGGGNGVFLMAILDKAPQATGIVFDEEYVVDETIKTIEERGFSKKCSVSAGNFFEAVTEGADIYLMKHVLHDWNDEQSVQILRNCSEAMHSGSKMLVIEAVIPTGNTRHPGKFMDINMMAMTGGKERTEAEYASIFEQSGLKLARVIHTNSPTLSILEVTKA; encoded by the coding sequence ATGACAACAGCTCCAACAATTTCCCCCTCCACTCAAATGATGCAGATGATCACAGGTTTCTGGACATCCTGTTGTATCTACAATGCTGCGAAGTTGAATGTAGCGGATTTACTTCACAAGGATGCAATGTCTTGCGAGCAGCTTGCGGAATCAACACGTACCAATGCTTCTTCACTTTACAGAATGATGAGGGCTTTGGCAAGTGTCGGTATTTTCAGTGAAAACGAAAAAGGAGAATTCGCCAATACCACGCTGAGTGAAACACTGAGAAGTGATTTGCCTGGTTCTATGAAAGCGATGGCAATAGCACAACTCGGTGACCACTATCCTGCATGGGGGAACTTGTTGTATAGTTTGAAAACCGGAAATACCGCTTTTGAAAAAGTAGAAGGGATGAATGTCTGGAAATATTATGAAACGCATCCGGAAGAAGGTTTGAATTTTATGAAAGCGATGACCGGCTCCACCAATGCGGCTATTCAGAATGTAATTCCCATGTATGACTTTTCTTCGGCGAAAACTATTGTGGACATCGGTGGTGGAAACGGAGTGTTTCTGATGGCAATTCTCGACAAGGCTCCGCAGGCGACAGGAATTGTTTTTGATGAAGAGTATGTTGTGGACGAAACAATAAAGACAATTGAGGAACGAGGATTCAGTAAAAAATGTAGTGTTTCAGCAGGGAATTTCTTTGAAGCCGTTACAGAAGGCGCCGACATTTATCTGATGAAACATGTGCTTCATGATTGGAATGATGAGCAGTCGGTTCAAATTTTAAGAAATTGTTCTGAGGCCATGCATTCAGGAAGTAAAATGCTGGTCATTGAAGCAGTGATTCCTACAGGAAACACCCGGCATCCCGGAAAGTTTATGGACATAAATATGATGGCCATGACGGGAGGAAAGGAACGTACGGAGGCAGAATATGCATCTATATTTGAACAATCGGGATTGAAGTTGGCAAGAGTCATCCATACAAATTCACCCACGCTGAGTATCCTGGAAGTAACCAAAGCATAA
- a CDS encoding lipoprotein signal peptidase, with protein sequence MSSLTSNPLFKRAALIVFLVLLMDQVVKIWIKTHMYLGEEYEVTKWFVIHFTENNGMAFGMEFGGKAGKIFLSLFRIFASLGIGWYLIHLVRQKSHPLIITCFAFIFAGAVGNIIDSAVYGLIFSDSMNGVSTFLPPEGGYAGFLHGRVVDMIYFPLVSGRFPDWLPIWGGDTFLFFRPVFNIADSSISIGVVLFIIFQNKFSHTLKKKDDEQVTEAAPVVTDSAENIS encoded by the coding sequence ATGTCTTCCCTCACTTCCAACCCTCTCTTCAAGCGCGCGGCACTCATCGTGTTTCTCGTGTTGCTTATGGATCAGGTGGTGAAGATCTGGATCAAGACACACATGTATCTGGGTGAGGAATATGAAGTCACGAAATGGTTTGTGATTCATTTCACGGAGAACAACGGGATGGCTTTCGGAATGGAATTCGGTGGCAAGGCCGGAAAAATATTTCTCAGTCTGTTCCGGATTTTTGCATCGCTTGGAATCGGCTGGTACCTGATTCATCTGGTTCGTCAGAAATCGCATCCGCTCATCATCACCTGTTTCGCTTTTATTTTCGCGGGAGCTGTCGGCAACATCATCGACAGCGCGGTGTACGGATTGATTTTCTCCGACAGTATGAATGGTGTTTCTACCTTTCTTCCTCCGGAAGGAGGTTACGCGGGCTTTCTGCACGGTCGTGTTGTCGACATGATTTATTTCCCGCTCGTCTCCGGACGTTTTCCCGACTGGCTGCCGATCTGGGGCGGAGACACGTTTTTGTTTTTCCGGCCGGTATTTAACATCGCTGATTCATCGATATCGATTGGCGTTGTTCTTTTTATTATTTTTCAGAATAAATTTTCGCATACCCTGAAAAAGAAAGACGATGAACAGGTGACAGAAGCCGCTCCGGTTGTGACGGATTCTGCAGAAAACATTTCGTAG
- a CDS encoding cupin domain-containing protein translates to MRTDKAFKVKAGEARFGEHYKMKGVTLNNLDIKISGTDTENDLAVFEQTGLTPNGGPPLHIHPFQDEWFYVIEGEYLFQVGEDKYQMKSGDTIFLPRNVQHAFLQLTEKGKMIVSYLPAGKMEAFFKVTDKWTSPPTKEEIAKVFADHDMKVVGPPLKVE, encoded by the coding sequence ATGAGAACAGATAAGGCATTTAAAGTAAAAGCCGGTGAAGCCCGATTTGGAGAACATTACAAAATGAAAGGCGTTACCCTGAATAACCTGGATATTAAAATCTCAGGAACAGACACTGAAAATGATCTGGCAGTTTTTGAACAAACCGGACTTACTCCAAACGGCGGACCTCCATTGCACATTCACCCTTTCCAGGACGAATGGTTTTATGTTATTGAAGGTGAGTATTTGTTTCAAGTTGGTGAGGACAAATATCAAATGAAATCAGGAGACACAATTTTTCTTCCCAGAAATGTGCAACATGCTTTTCTGCAACTGACGGAAAAAGGCAAGATGATCGTTTCCTATTTACCCGCCGGAAAAATGGAAGCATTTTTTAAGGTGACCGACAAATGGACATCTCCACCCACAAAGGAGGAAATTGCAAAAGTCTTTGCTGACCATGATATGAAGGTTGTTGGGCCGCCATTGAAAGTGGAATGA
- a CDS encoding Crp/Fnr family transcriptional regulator: MQLYRSELSPLFVDLFLNKIGLTETEFELVLSFFKREYIPRKYFYLKAGQVCKHFAYVSKGCFRNYTIDTKGGEHILYFAFEDWIVGDLESMYTGNPCSIYIQAMEDCELLCISSEDLAKMEDQMPKLKEWHLAKQRKAHQASINRLSEVKSLTPEERYLQLVQKHPQIFQRVPLQYIASFLDIEPPSLSRMRKRLLTK; this comes from the coding sequence ATGCAACTCTATCGCTCAGAACTTTCTCCTTTGTTTGTTGATTTATTTCTGAATAAAATCGGATTGACGGAAACGGAATTTGAATTGGTGCTGAGTTTTTTCAAGAGAGAATACATTCCCAGGAAATATTTTTATCTGAAAGCCGGTCAGGTTTGCAAGCATTTCGCTTATGTAAGTAAAGGCTGCTTCCGGAATTATACGATTGACACCAAGGGCGGTGAACATATATTGTATTTCGCCTTTGAAGACTGGATTGTTGGAGATTTGGAAAGTATGTATACTGGCAATCCTTGCAGTATTTATATCCAGGCAATGGAAGATTGCGAACTGCTTTGCATTTCCAGTGAGGATCTTGCAAAAATGGAAGATCAAATGCCGAAATTAAAAGAGTGGCATCTTGCCAAGCAACGTAAAGCGCATCAAGCCTCCATCAACAGACTATCGGAAGTGAAATCACTCACTCCGGAGGAGCGGTATCTGCAACTTGTGCAAAAGCATCCTCAGATTTTTCAGCGGGTACCTTTGCAATACATCGCTTCGTTTCTGGACATTGAGCCACCATCCCTGAGCAGGATGCGTAAACGTCTTTTAACCAAATAG
- a CDS encoding T9SS type A sorting domain-containing protein yields MTTNFTSDSRFGSTIYLTNDKLWIVNGKFSGTSSTSYINTSYFYNLSNGDISPGPASYIFSGIYQESVFSTGFVVNGKYYRCFGESYGGYKDKTIGCFEPNACENIPYFFPVGIDEAGIGIQHNYQNASKFYLPVDTIGATLFVDGVATQINVTSYTAGQVFEQCGEHKLQWVISRAGCSDTTTYWQTSHPIYRLERRAEMPLGNLKIRHTLNATSIGNTGYMGMGNKYVDILTEAYKDWYAYDPATDSWTVKASLPVSAENHTGSAGFSDGTNAYISGGTKGCFGSASCFLSDTWQYDPVLDTWTQRSNLPGVGRYTPVSAVIGDTAYVGLGYYSFSGGGQIDKYHIPSDTWTSSGWPYGASMSSAPIAFSYGNKVYAGYNTLFGGGANPGLYEYDQSTGAWSGPVLKVGELNGERFAKVLGNEAFIFNNYVSKIDLDRMKVIPLQSLDIPGDTSVEFSAAFSINHQVYISLLNLDTGSPRLGNHFYKYDLNQQVCDLDSLILNSGQLLSTMPELIVTPNPAHGKVLVSVSGKLFSSGTYQLFDIQGRSVMNGNFAGKQLELDLTKQVSGIYTLLYSEKESGNLYTKKIVLN; encoded by the coding sequence ATGACTACCAACTTCACTTCGGACTCACGATTTGGTTCTACAATATATTTAACGAATGATAAATTGTGGATCGTGAATGGAAAGTTCAGTGGAACGAGTTCTACAAGCTATATCAATACAAGTTATTTTTATAATCTGAGCAATGGAGATATTTCTCCAGGTCCTGCCAGTTATATTTTCTCAGGTATTTACCAGGAATCTGTTTTTTCAACCGGGTTTGTTGTGAACGGAAAATATTACCGGTGTTTTGGCGAATCTTATGGTGGCTATAAAGACAAAACAATTGGATGTTTTGAACCCAATGCCTGCGAAAATATTCCGTATTTCTTTCCAGTCGGTATAGACGAAGCGGGAATTGGCATTCAGCACAATTACCAGAATGCAAGTAAATTTTACCTGCCCGTAGATACAATAGGAGCAACCTTGTTTGTCGACGGAGTAGCCACCCAGATCAACGTGACCAGTTATACCGCAGGTCAGGTTTTCGAACAATGTGGAGAACACAAATTGCAATGGGTCATCAGCAGGGCAGGATGTTCGGATACTACCACCTATTGGCAAACATCTCATCCGATTTATCGTCTTGAGCGACGAGCTGAAATGCCATTGGGCAATTTGAAAATTCGTCATACACTCAATGCGACCAGTATCGGCAATACCGGTTATATGGGAATGGGAAATAAATATGTTGACATTCTTACGGAAGCCTATAAAGACTGGTATGCTTATGATCCTGCAACTGATTCATGGACAGTGAAAGCATCGTTACCAGTATCAGCAGAAAATCATACAGGTTCAGCAGGATTTTCAGATGGCACGAATGCATATATTTCCGGTGGAACGAAAGGCTGTTTTGGAAGCGCTTCCTGTTTTCTCTCCGACACCTGGCAATATGATCCTGTATTGGATACATGGACACAAAGATCCAATCTTCCCGGCGTAGGTCGCTACACTCCGGTTTCGGCTGTGATAGGCGATACAGCGTATGTTGGATTGGGATACTATTCGTTTTCAGGTGGCGGACAAATTGATAAATACCACATTCCAAGTGATACATGGACTAGCAGCGGATGGCCTTATGGCGCGAGTATGTCATCTGCTCCTATTGCATTCTCTTATGGAAACAAAGTATATGCCGGATACAATACATTGTTTGGTGGAGGAGCTAATCCGGGTTTGTATGAATACGATCAGTCCACAGGCGCCTGGTCAGGTCCGGTTTTAAAAGTGGGGGAACTCAATGGTGAACGTTTTGCAAAAGTATTGGGCAATGAAGCATTTATTTTCAATAATTATGTTTCAAAAATAGATCTGGACAGAATGAAAGTAATTCCACTCCAGTCGTTGGATATTCCGGGAGACACTTCTGTTGAATTCAGCGCAGCATTCTCTATTAATCACCAGGTGTACATCAGTCTGCTCAATCTTGATACAGGAAGTCCTCGTTTGGGAAATCATTTTTACAAATATGATTTGAACCAACAGGTTTGCGATTTGGATTCATTGATTCTAAATTCCGGACAATTGCTCAGCACAATGCCTGAATTAATTGTAACACCAAACCCTGCTCATGGAAAAGTACTGGTGAGTGTCTCCGGAAAACTATTTTCTTCCGGAACATATCAGTTATTCGATATCCAGGGACGTTCTGTCATGAATGGAAACTTCGCAGGAAAACAATTGGAACTCGATCTTACAAAGCAGGTATCCGGGATTTATACGCTTTTGTATTCAGAAAAGGAGAGTGGAAATTTGTATACAAAAAAGATTGTCCTGAACTGA
- a CDS encoding antibiotic biosynthesis monooxygenase — protein sequence MVKGYVRHKVADFDKWKAVYDQHDSTRKEFGCKKSEVFRNAQNPNEVLVVTEWENKEQAAKFDGSASLKTAMQNAGVVSAPEFSFAE from the coding sequence ATGGTAAAAGGTTATGTAAGGCACAAAGTTGCCGATTTCGACAAATGGAAAGCAGTTTATGATCAGCATGATTCAACACGCAAGGAATTCGGTTGTAAAAAATCAGAAGTGTTCAGAAATGCACAGAATCCGAATGAAGTTTTAGTCGTTACGGAATGGGAAAATAAAGAGCAGGCTGCTAAATTCGACGGATCAGCAAGTCTCAAAACCGCCATGCAAAATGCCGGCGTTGTGAGCGCTCCTGAATTCAGCTTTGCTGAGTAA
- a CDS encoding RidA family protein: protein MSDQINSSKAPEPVGLYPHARRVGNLLFLSGVGPRERGTKKIPGVELDEKGNIVFYDIEKQCRSVFQNVKYILEDAGSGWDKIVDVTVYLTNMKDDFPVYNRLWAEYFKENPPCRTTLEINCLPTPIGIELKVIAII from the coding sequence ATGAGTGATCAGATCAATTCGAGTAAGGCGCCGGAGCCGGTGGGTTTGTATCCGCACGCGAGACGTGTCGGCAATCTTTTGTTTTTGAGCGGCGTGGGGCCGAGGGAAAGAGGGACGAAGAAAATTCCGGGTGTGGAGCTGGATGAAAAAGGGAATATCGTGTTCTACGATATCGAAAAGCAGTGCCGGTCGGTGTTTCAGAATGTGAAGTATATCCTGGAAGATGCCGGATCGGGATGGGATAAGATTGTGGATGTGACGGTGTATCTGACGAATATGAAGGATGATTTTCCGGTTTATAATCGGCTTTGGGCGGAGTATTTTAAGGAGAATCCGCCGTGTAGAACGACGTTGGAAATCAATTGTTTGCCGACGCCGATAGGCATTGAACTTAAGGTGATTGCGATTATCTGA
- a CDS encoding DUF3427 domain-containing protein, producing MIQQGLYEQLINKLVSSKLKNLERNTYYIKENEIDKNEAARVLSQYLIEVIRFALNLISGEDSIEKQIELSNKIILLLRTELKDEEFDEDLIATEAKILSAIFKKLDANFSDFEKHLKEITPYTRLSQSELFTGNNAGISLESELKKEILSSDKINFLVSFIKWTGIRIFEKELFEFTERGGQLKVITTSYMGATDLKAVEFLSDLKNTEIKVSYNTDNERLHAKAYLFFRNTGFHTGYIGSSNISRSALTNGLEWNIKVTTKEVGHIIDKFQKTFETYWQDKEFELFDKRIHTEKLRIALKKERVYERNNPAVYFDIKPFPFQEEILEKLETERTVHHRFKNLIVAATGTGKTVISAFDFKNFKKNNSNAKLLFVAHRKEILQQAQATFQGIFRDNNFGELWVDGIEPEKYDCVFASVQTLNNKIESLKLSESYYDFIIVDEVHHIAASSYRPILNRFKPKILLGLTATPERMDGEDILKDFCDTIAAEIRLPEALNRKLLCPFQYFGITDSVDLSHATWQNGRYLPSELTRIYTQNDKRVGEIISTLHKYLRDLNEVRALCFCVSQEHAQFMAEKFSLAGLKADYLVSSKSELREELRRKFLGKEINYLFVVDIFNEGIDIPDIDTVLFLRPTESLTVFLQQLGRGLRLAEGKECLTVLDFVGNSRPEYDLEGKFRALVGKTNTSIQKEIEDDFPHLPLGCTIVLEKKAKEFILQNVRSATLLNINQLLNKIRNYKHQTTLPLSLKNFSRFYHIPLQLIYKKYNWKRLCAKAEQIEDYPPTNEKEIFRAISKKWLSCNSISYFQFILELAKQDFKINFNKLSEEENLMCLMLHYDVWQEAGGFNSLEESITAIGKNKLLTLEIIEVLEILIDKIDFLEGEISLPYSQPLKLHSRYTREQILTAFGFHKFEAKSNKIEGVAFSSEKNTELLFITLNKSEKDFSPTTLYEDYAISENIFHWQTQNSVSPEKGKGLTYINHIQEKKRILLFVREKNNDEYGNTMASVFLGEGRLIEHYGSKPMSIKWELYEPMPPYLWKDSAKMAIG from the coding sequence ATGATTCAACAAGGGCTCTATGAACAACTAATAAATAAATTGGTTTCATCTAAGTTAAAGAACCTAGAAAGAAATACTTATTATATAAAAGAAAATGAAATTGATAAGAATGAAGCGGCAAGAGTGCTTTCCCAATATCTGATTGAGGTAATTCGATTTGCACTTAATCTGATTTCTGGCGAAGACAGTATAGAAAAACAAATAGAGCTTTCAAACAAAATCATTCTTCTTTTGCGCACTGAATTAAAGGATGAAGAATTTGATGAGGATTTGATTGCGACCGAAGCAAAAATACTGTCAGCAATTTTTAAAAAGTTAGACGCAAACTTTTCTGATTTTGAAAAACACCTTAAAGAAATTACGCCCTATACAAGATTATCACAAAGCGAGTTATTTACTGGTAATAATGCAGGAATTTCTCTCGAAAGCGAACTTAAAAAGGAAATTCTCTCATCTGATAAAATAAATTTTCTAGTATCGTTCATCAAATGGACAGGGATAAGAATCTTTGAAAAGGAGTTATTTGAATTTACTGAAAGAGGTGGACAATTAAAGGTTATTACCACTTCGTACATGGGGGCAACCGATTTGAAAGCCGTAGAATTTCTGTCCGATTTGAAGAACACGGAAATTAAAGTATCATATAATACAGACAATGAAAGATTGCATGCAAAAGCATATTTATTTTTCAGGAACACAGGATTTCACACAGGATACATTGGGTCTTCTAACATCTCTCGATCAGCATTAACAAATGGTTTAGAATGGAATATCAAAGTAACAACGAAAGAAGTTGGGCACATCATTGATAAGTTCCAAAAAACATTCGAAACTTATTGGCAAGACAAAGAATTCGAATTATTTGACAAAAGAATTCACACAGAGAAGTTGAGAATTGCCTTGAAAAAAGAAAGAGTATATGAACGCAATAACCCGGCTGTTTATTTTGATATTAAACCTTTTCCATTTCAGGAGGAAATTTTAGAAAAGTTAGAGACGGAAAGAACTGTCCACCATCGATTCAAAAATTTAATTGTTGCTGCAACGGGAACTGGCAAAACAGTAATATCAGCATTTGATTTCAAAAACTTTAAGAAGAATAATTCAAACGCAAAACTCTTATTTGTTGCACACCGAAAAGAAATATTGCAACAAGCTCAGGCGACATTTCAGGGAATTTTTAGAGACAATAATTTTGGGGAGTTATGGGTTGATGGAATTGAACCCGAAAAATATGACTGTGTTTTCGCTTCAGTACAAACTCTCAATAACAAAATTGAATCGCTGAAACTTTCAGAATCATATTATGATTTCATCATTGTAGACGAAGTTCATCACATTGCCGCTTCAAGTTATCGTCCGATTTTAAATCGGTTTAAGCCAAAAATTCTTTTGGGTTTAACTGCCACACCTGAAAGGATGGATGGAGAAGATATTCTGAAAGATTTCTGTGATACGATTGCTGCTGAAATCAGATTACCAGAAGCATTAAACAGAAAATTGCTGTGTCCATTTCAGTATTTCGGTATTACAGACAGTGTTGATTTGTCACATGCTACTTGGCAAAACGGTAGATACCTACCAAGTGAATTGACAAGAATTTATACTCAAAATGATAAACGTGTTGGAGAAATTATCTCTACCCTTCACAAATATCTTAGAGATCTAAATGAGGTAAGGGCACTTTGTTTTTGCGTTAGCCAGGAACATGCTCAGTTTATGGCAGAGAAATTTTCACTTGCTGGTTTGAAAGCTGATTATTTAGTTAGCTCCAAAAGTGAATTAAGAGAAGAACTTAGACGAAAGTTTTTAGGCAAAGAAATAAATTACCTTTTTGTCGTTGACATTTTTAATGAAGGAATTGATATTCCAGATATAGATACCGTTTTATTTCTTAGACCAACAGAAAGCTTAACGGTTTTTCTTCAACAACTAGGCAGAGGTCTAAGGTTGGCTGAAGGAAAAGAGTGTTTAACTGTTTTGGATTTTGTTGGTAATTCACGACCTGAGTATGATTTGGAAGGAAAATTCAGAGCTTTAGTTGGCAAAACAAACACTTCCATTCAAAAGGAAATTGAAGACGACTTCCCACATTTGCCTTTAGGATGCACGATTGTTTTAGAGAAAAAAGCAAAAGAATTTATTTTACAAAATGTCCGTAGTGCAACCTTGTTAAATATTAATCAACTACTGAATAAAATTCGCAATTACAAACACCAAACCACCCTGCCGCTTTCTTTAAAAAACTTTTCAAGATTTTATCACATCCCTCTTCAATTAATTTACAAAAAATATAATTGGAAAAGGTTGTGTGCAAAGGCTGAACAAATAGAAGATTATCCACCAACCAATGAAAAAGAAATATTCAGGGCTATTAGCAAGAAATGGCTTTCGTGCAATTCAATTTCCTACTTCCAATTTATTTTAGAACTAGCTAAGCAAGATTTCAAAATCAATTTCAACAAACTAAGTGAGGAAGAAAATTTAATGTGCCTAATGCTTCATTATGATGTTTGGCAGGAGGCAGGAGGCTTCAATTCGCTTGAAGAAAGTATTACAGCCATTGGAAAAAATAAATTATTGACATTGGAAATAATTGAAGTCCTTGAAATACTAATTGATAAAATTGATTTTCTTGAAGGTGAAATTTCTCTTCCTTATTCTCAACCATTAAAATTGCATAGTCGATACACAAGAGAGCAGATTCTTACAGCATTTGGATTTCATAAATTTGAAGCTAAAAGCAATAAAATTGAAGGCGTTGCATTCTCATCCGAAAAGAACACTGAATTGCTTTTTATTACTCTAAATAAATCTGAAAAAGATTTTTCACCGACAACCCTATATGAAGATTATGCAATCAGTGAAAATATTTTTCATTGGCAAACACAAAACTCCGTGAGTCCAGAAAAAGGTAAAGGGCTAACATACATCAATCACATTCAGGAAAAAAAACGAATTCTACTTTTTGTGCGTGAAAAAAACAATGACGAATATGGAAATACCATGGCTTCCGTTTTCTTAGGAGAAGGAAGGCTAATCGAACATTACGGCTCTAAGCCAATGAGCATTAAATGGGAGCTATATGAACCTATGCCGCCTTACCTATGGAAGGATTCAGCAAAGATGGCGATCGGTTAA
- a CDS encoding T9SS type A sorting domain-containing protein: MPIVQYSNTGVQSWVSTPNIYAGTGLAASFANDGSLYAIGSRNMYVFHYNMLPVAIDNHLQIENQVKIFPNPVSSSASLEFNLSEIKNATITIFDVIGKNVKNIPLNNSQQGKNTITIDLSELKTGTYFCKLKSNDGLQIVKLIKN, translated from the coding sequence ATGCCGATAGTTCAGTACAGCAATACGGGTGTTCAAAGTTGGGTTAGTACTCCAAATATATATGCAGGCACCGGTTTGGCCGCCTCATTTGCCAATGATGGAAGTTTGTATGCTATTGGTTCAAGAAACATGTATGTTTTTCACTACAATATGTTACCTGTGGCAATTGATAATCATTTGCAGATTGAAAATCAGGTAAAAATATTTCCAAACCCGGTTTCGTCATCCGCATCATTAGAATTCAATTTATCAGAAATAAAAAATGCGACAATTACAATCTTTGATGTCATCGGGAAAAATGTAAAGAACATTCCGCTAAATAATTCACAACAAGGAAAAAATACTATCACTATTGATCTGTCAGAACTCAAAACAGGAACATATTTCTGCAAATTAAAATCGAATGATGGTTTACAAATAGTAAAACTCATTAAAAACTAA
- a CDS encoding M20/M25/M40 family metallo-hydrolase: protein MKKLLLAFCILFCSAFVHAQNTDSLMIRKIYSEILLNGMAHSWLRDLSVNVGARLTGSQEAEKAVQVTEIMMKNAGADSVWLQPVMVPHWVRGAKESAKIIEANKHEQEVPVTALGGSVSTPAEGITANIIEVKTFDELEKLGREKIQGKIVFYNHPFDETLINTFEAYGEAAEYRWSGPSEAARYGAIASVCRSMTNASDDFPHTGAMGYNDSLPKIPCAAISTNAADLLSRILRSNAETKFFLKLNSQMLDSVLSHNVVGEIRGSEHPEEIIVIGGHLDSWDTGKGAHDDGAGVVQAIEIIRAMKALGIKPKRTIRAVAFMNEENGLRGGKKYAELAGKNTEKHIAAMESDAGGFTPYGFGFDMSDEKRAIVKKWTPLFRPYLLWNFDETHGGSDIGPLKRELKVPLIGLVVDSQRYFDYHHAASDTFDKVNKRELLLGAAAMASMAYLLSTYGL from the coding sequence ATGAAAAAACTGCTGCTTGCATTCTGTATCCTGTTTTGTTCCGCATTCGTTCATGCACAAAACACGGACAGCCTCATGATCCGGAAAATCTATTCTGAAATTTTATTGAATGGAATGGCGCATTCCTGGCTAAGAGATTTATCGGTGAATGTCGGAGCCCGACTTACGGGTTCACAGGAAGCGGAAAAAGCTGTGCAGGTTACGGAGATCATGATGAAAAATGCCGGTGCGGATTCGGTGTGGTTGCAGCCGGTGATGGTTCCGCATTGGGTGAGAGGCGCGAAAGAAAGCGCGAAGATCATTGAAGCAAACAAACACGAACAGGAAGTTCCGGTTACAGCACTGGGTGGTTCTGTTTCCACTCCCGCGGAAGGAATTACGGCAAACATTATAGAAGTAAAAACATTTGATGAGCTGGAGAAACTGGGTCGTGAAAAAATTCAGGGGAAAATAGTTTTCTACAATCATCCTTTTGATGAAACACTGATCAATACATTCGAAGCTTATGGTGAAGCGGCGGAGTATCGTTGGTCGGGGCCGAGTGAAGCGGCACGTTATGGAGCGATCGCTTCTGTGTGTCGTTCGATGACAAACGCAAGCGATGATTTTCCGCATACCGGAGCGATGGGTTACAATGATTCATTACCAAAAATTCCCTGCGCCGCGATCAGTACCAATGCCGCGGATCTGCTCAGCAGGATTTTGCGTTCGAACGCGGAGACAAAATTTTTTCTGAAACTCAACAGCCAGATGCTCGACAGCGTTTTATCACACAATGTTGTTGGTGAAATTCGCGGCAGCGAACATCCTGAAGAAATTATTGTAATCGGCGGACATCTGGATTCCTGGGACACCGGAAAAGGCGCGCACGATGACGGAGCAGGAGTGGTGCAGGCGATAGAAATTATCCGTGCGATGAAAGCACTTGGAATAAAACCAAAACGTACCATCCGCGCTGTTGCTTTTATGAATGAAGAAAATGGATTGCGTGGAGGAAAAAAATATGCGGAGCTTGCCGGAAAGAATACTGAAAAGCATATCGCGGCGATGGAAAGTGATGCCGGTGGTTTTACACCTTATGGTTTTGGTTTTGATATGAGCGATGAAAAACGCGCGATCGTAAAAAAATGGACTCCTTTATTCCGACCCTATCTGCTCTGGAATTTTGATGAAACGCATGGTGGCTCCGACATCGGTCCATTGAAGCGCGAATTGAAAGTGCCACTGATCGGCCTGGTGGTGGATTCACAGCGATATTTCGATTATCATCACGCCGCTTCGGATACATTTGACAAAGTGAACAAACGCGAACTGTTGCTGGGAGCCGCTGCGATGGCTTCGATGGCGTACTTGCTGAGTACTTACGGACTTTAA